The genomic region AACGAACGGCGGCCCCGCTGCATAGCGTCGATCCCTGCCGTGGCGAAACTGGCGCAAAGGGCCCGCGGGAGCAAGGTCGCCGTTGTGTACAGCCTGACGGCGGGTTCGTCGATCGGGGATGTCGCTGCCGCGCTTGCGGCAAGGCCCGGTGAGCCTTCGGTCACATCGGGCCCCGACAAGTTTTTGGGGACGGACCTTGAGAGGATACTGAAGGAGCGGGGC from Syntrophorhabdus sp. harbors:
- a CDS encoding isochorismatase family protein, whose amino-acid sequence is MRSNRFHWWIVSLLCAVCITGAGTATGETVIDVWKEVKTPSAPELKALTLDSATTALLLLDFNKQVCNNERRPRCIASIPAVAKLAQRARGSKVAVVYSLTAGSSIGDVAAALAARPGEPSVTSGPDKFLGTDLERILKERG